The DNA window CTTCTCCTCTACACCTAAATCTCTCAGGTCCGGTAGACATAGACTCTTTCCCGACTTTGCTAATTTCCCATTTAACACTCGTCCTTCGCACGCCAAGCTCTGTTTAGGGTCCTCAAAGTGGACCATTGCTTCTAACAGCCTTTTGGTTACCAGGACCTCCATCTTCTCATACACACTTTCTTCTTCTTGAGGATTCTATATATCCTCCTCAGGTTCCATTTGCTTTTCGTCCTCTTTAACCGGCGGGGCGAACGACACTCGGACAGTCTCTAGGGTGGGCTCGTTGATCACCATGGCCTTTGGAGGCCTGGCAAGGCTTCTTCTTCGGGGGAATGGCTTATTGCTTCCCCTTACGTTTACTTTCCGCCTTGCTCCTCTTCTCCAAAGCCTCTGGAGAGACATCCTCTGTAGCGGCTGGTGTTTCTTGGGTCTAGGGAATATCTCCCCTGTTTCCTCAGGATCGCTTTGTCTCAGTTCCCCGGTCTGGTTTGCCAACGCTCCGTCTTCTATCTTCCTGGCCCGACGAGAATGCCTCTATGACGTTCTCTCATCCGTCGGGTTTCCCTTGTCCTCTAACTTAACATCATCTATCAAAACAATCTCGGCCTCAATTTCTTTCTCAGCTTCCTCCTCATCAACCTTCTCAGACACTGCATCGCTCTCAACTGCTTTCTCGTCTCCAACTATCCTACCATCGTCTTTATCCTTTTGTCTCTCACTATCCTAGTCAACCTCTTCGGCTTGCTTTTGTACCCCCTCGCCCTCAGAATCAGCCTCCTTATCTCCATCTGCCTCACTACGCTCAACCTTCTCATCTCCCTTTGCATCACTACCCTCATCACCTTCATCACCCACCTCAATCAGTTTTTCTTCATCCTCATCCCCTGCCCCAGTAGTTTGGTCATCCCCTCCAGCCTTtccctcttcctcctcttcgatgttctcttcttcttccgtgGGGTCCGTAGGGGATTGGGCTTCGGTATGGGAGGTTGGTACAGTGGGGGATATTTCTTGGGTTAGGGTTTCAGGTGGAATTTAGGGGTTTTCTCTGTATGTGGATAGAGCTTGAGATGTTGGCATTTCTACCAAGGTTTGTGGTATGGCAGGGATTTCCAGAGGGGCTAGTTGTGAAGCggtgaaagagcaggttttTGCAGGTGTCGTGTCAAGCAAGGacgtatcctactgatcaggaagaaATCctagctaagcctgaacctggtatcaataattcgtcaacccacttctactgactagtgtagtagatgtaagggtcgaatcccacaaagACAAATacgctttggtaattgtggtgatattttggagaggtttggttagctaccacgcttgggttgaggtTCTACCTAACAAGAATCAAAGATGgaactctactgactaggaggtgtgaaAGATGTTTGAAcggcagctgtgtacgtgactGTGTGGGAACATGGTGTCTGGGAAATAGGTGGACAGTACTGAGTTACTAATAAtggttaaacagaatatcagagaataagtggtagttgggTGGCTACTCTAACAGATCTGTAGGTACCAGCTGAAGAGTAGAGGacaagcaaagtggtcccaaacttggatatggatgtcttcttcttcaacaagaatTAAATCAAATCAACAAACCTAGATTTATAAacaagaactgcagattaacaacttcaaaaACACGAATCTACGATTAAAGCACCAAATCGGAAGATTAAACTAATGAGACTAAAATTACGCTTACTGCGTGACATGCAAGGTTGCAGAActcacgtaaactaggctttcacacttaaccatttcagatctaaaatctatcagctatctaaactcatgaactcagatctaACAATGCGGAAAATGAAAACATGCATTCAACACTTGGAAATCACAGTAGCAACTAGATCTAACCTATATAGGCGAAAAGAAACGGAATCAAACAAGACGCGATGCttgaaaacaacttcatagagTTTAAACATTCGGATCTCAACCAAAGTACTTCAAAATGATCTCAACCAAAGTACTTCAAAATGAGCTAATATTGAAAACGCAatagatccaacgtaagaaaactaagtgcgattaactaagaaagcaagtaaagattgttttgccactccgggcgatggtactgttaacactacgaaacacgctgactggaacgaaagGATGTGGAACTCTGGCGAAATGATGGAACTCTCAGGtaaccatggctgtggcgaggaatgagaatgTGAAGGACAGGGCTGGAAGTCTGATCTGCCGAGAGAAACTACTCTCACTAAGAGTGTAAAAAAAGGATAAACTTTGATGATGATTtcttctctccaagtggctccttttatatggaggcctgcccttgatttttatgGTAGACTCCCTTCACGAAATGACACCtttgcccttacttgtggctgatcctcccagcaatccttcttctccatctcgagccctTTTCGGCATGCATCATGGTCAGTAGCGCCCCTTTTGTGCCCTTTTCACCCGAGCTATCCGAGTCTGTTCAACTGACTAGAACCCCTTTTTCCTGCACACCttagcaactattttgcagatgtatgccaattatgcacatcatactgaccagtaaccaaggcctagaatattACTTATAAAACTGCTctcacttaccacatgcttgtcctcaagcgtgaagaacaaacaaaaggaaaaaagtcgcattctagcctggttacgcCCCCTGACCGAACCTATCCTAACCTAGACTCTAAACAAGACGCAATatacaaaagaaagaaaaacacataaacacacaaaaACACTTTAATGCAttaatcgggctatattttcaaccatccctccccttgggatcgggtgcaatccggccttagaaagccttgaacttctgccgccccccttttcctcCCAAGTCAGTATATCcacttgtcaagatcgcccaaactctcggccaaacactggATTCGCTCAGTCGCTCATTCCTCACAGGTAGTTTAGAAATGTTTTCTCTCATAATGCTGAACCACTAGTTGCTTCGGACTTAGCTTTCACGTGCGGCCACTGATGgtcttaaaggcttgtaacggggccaTTGGTTTATAAGGTTCGGGGtggttgttcctaaggctctaagttcAAAAAAAACTTCTACTTTATTTCGATGTAGGGGGACTGTGTGCATTGAGCCTTCGGCTGATACTTCTCACGGCTGGACATTTTCTGATATTGGCccccaactggtcagtagcgtcttgtggcttcgccatccttattccttcttatctttTTGGTGGTCATGTGTTTCCGACCATTTTCTccacatttttctctttttttttggacCTTGGAATCTATTCCTGGTCATTTTTCTCTTTGCT is part of the Salvia splendens isolate huo1 chromosome 6, SspV2, whole genome shotgun sequence genome and encodes:
- the LOC121809015 gene encoding RNA polymerase II-associated factor 1 homolog, with the translated sequence MYAFLGEENSYPVIISNSLIKDQEARLLIVLGKNKKAIGWSLTDLVGISPDVSQSPTDPTEEEENIEEEEEGKAGGDDQTTGAGDEDEEKLIEVGDEGDEGSDAKGDEKVERSEADGDKEADSEGEGDKDDGRIVGDEKAVESDAVSEKVDEEEAEKEIEAEIVLIDDVKLEDKGNPTDERTS